One region of Culex pipiens pallens isolate TS chromosome 2, TS_CPP_V2, whole genome shotgun sequence genomic DNA includes:
- the LOC120424985 gene encoding uncharacterized protein LOC120424985, with protein sequence MVGIGSRTCRGGRSWGLSSCANPLPLGGVQMVVRRKLQLRLLVVSMTAAPRVQSVSAIGPSANRYYSKSQLRDNHLSILPTRTLQTPSAFANRAQLSAAATHRNTYAGEMLVTHDATRTAYNLFKMCPSPQSVGSLGQLDNFNPPTADELAAAEVPKQKLGFGGVWGVAGEQTSCRWK encoded by the exons ATGGTCGGAATTGGTTCGCGGACCTGTCGTGGGGGAAGGAGTTGGGGTTTATCCTCCTGCGCAAACCCACTCCCACTGGGTGGTGTCCAAATGGTGGTCCGACGGAAGCTGCAACTGCGACTGCTTGTAGTATCGATGACCGCAGCACCTCGGGTTCAATCAGTTTCCGCGATTGGACCGTCAGCTAACCG ATACTACTCCAAGAGTCAGCTACGAGACAATCATCTTTCCATTTTGCCCACTCGCACGCTTCAGACGCCATCAGCTTTTGCAAATCGAGCTCAGCTGTCGGCAGCAGCAACTCACCGAAACACCTACGCCGGGGAGATGCTCGTGACGCACGACGCGACGAGGACCGCGTACAATCTGTTCAAAATGTGTCCCAGCCCGCAGTCGGTTGGCAGCCTCGGCCAACTGGACAATTTTAATCCACCTACCGCGGACGAACTTGCTGCTGCTGAAGTGCCGAAGCAGAAGTTAGGTTTTGGAGGTGTTTGGGGCGTCGCTGGTGAGCAAACCAGCTGCCGGTGGAAATGA